A window of the Vibrio fluvialis genome harbors these coding sequences:
- the mfd gene encoding transcription-repair coupling factor — MTKQTLLSLPAATGAGDKKHVGNLHGASLALAIAELANQHNGHTLLAVPDPQTALKLLQEIEQFSQAAVALFPDWETLPYDNFSPHQEIISDRISRLYQLPSLTRGITIVPVSTLLQRQTPRDFLLQHTLMVKRGDLFSLDKLRVQLEISGYRHVDQVFGPGEYASRGSILDLFPMGSADPYRIDFFDDEIDTIRTFDPENQRSIEEIGEICLLPAHEFPTTEQAIEEFRTRWRGRFEARREPESVYMQVSKGTWPAGIEYWQPLFFDHTETLFDYLPSGSQLLSVGQLENAIDHFLKDVDYRYDQRKIDPLRPLLPPEELWLKKDELFARFKALPQVQLSVEPVEEKAGRVNPRLQPLPDLAVQHQNKEPLAALRQFCESFAGKVIFSVESEGRREALLELLQRIKLRPQSKADFMQAYQNDDKFALVLGSAERGFIFGDHQLALICESDLLGDRVIQRRKKERKATNSDAIIRNLAELKPGQPVVHIDHGIGRYVGLQTLEAGGMTTEYVTLEYQNDAKLYVPVSSLNLISRYSGGAEESAPLHKLGGEAWVKARRKAAEKVRDVAAELLDVYAKRELKPGYKFQLDRDQYATFKSGFPFEETDDQAMAINAVMSDMCQPKAMDRLVCGDVGFGKTEVAMRAAFVATDNGKQVAVLVPTTLLAQQHFENFRDRFANLPIRVEVLSRFKSAKEQKAILQDVADGKVDIVVGTHKLLSSDIKFADLGLLVVDEEHRFGVRQKEKVKGMRADVDILTLTATPIPRTLNMAMSGMRDLSIIATPPARRMAIKTFVRQSEDSVIREAVLREIMRGGQVYFLHNQVESIDKVAADLEKLIPEARITVAHGQMRERELERVMNDFYHQRFNLLVCTTIIETGIDVPTANTIIMDRADSLGLAQLHQLRGRVGRSHHQAYAYLLTPHPKAMTKDAIKRLEAIASLEDLGAGFTLATHDLEIRGAGELLGDEQSGQIQSIGFTLYMEMLEQAVEALKSGKEPSLGDLLREQTEIEMRIPALLPDDYIPDINTRLSMYKQIASVADSDELTELKVELIDRFGKLPDAALNLLAIADLKLNAARLKIRKIEAHEKGGYIEFYPNADINPMFLVKLLQSQPKKFAMEGPTKFKFALPLVDRRERIQFVADMLSEFQQNLLPAA, encoded by the coding sequence ATCAACTGCCTTCGTTAACGCGCGGCATTACTATCGTGCCGGTGAGCACACTGTTGCAACGTCAAACACCGCGCGATTTTCTGTTACAACACACGTTGATGGTCAAACGCGGAGACCTGTTCTCGTTAGATAAGCTGCGAGTGCAGTTGGAGATTTCCGGTTACCGCCATGTCGATCAAGTATTTGGTCCGGGCGAATACGCCAGCCGTGGCTCGATTCTCGATCTGTTCCCAATGGGGAGCGCCGATCCGTACCGGATTGACTTCTTCGATGATGAAATCGACACCATTCGTACTTTCGATCCGGAAAACCAGCGTTCGATTGAAGAAATCGGTGAAATCTGTCTGTTACCAGCACATGAGTTTCCGACCACCGAGCAGGCAATTGAAGAGTTCCGTACGCGATGGCGCGGCCGCTTTGAAGCGCGTCGCGAGCCCGAATCTGTCTATATGCAGGTTTCCAAAGGTACGTGGCCGGCGGGGATCGAATACTGGCAGCCGCTGTTTTTTGACCACACCGAAACGCTTTTTGACTATCTGCCTTCAGGCAGCCAGTTGTTGAGTGTCGGCCAACTCGAAAACGCCATCGATCATTTTCTTAAAGATGTGGATTACCGTTACGACCAACGCAAAATCGACCCGCTGCGCCCACTGCTGCCACCGGAGGAGCTGTGGCTGAAAAAAGACGAGCTGTTTGCGCGTTTTAAAGCTTTGCCCCAGGTGCAGTTGAGTGTTGAACCGGTGGAAGAAAAAGCTGGTCGAGTCAATCCACGTCTACAACCACTGCCAGACCTGGCAGTTCAACATCAGAACAAAGAACCACTGGCCGCTCTGCGCCAGTTCTGCGAAAGTTTTGCCGGAAAAGTGATTTTCTCGGTAGAGTCTGAAGGTCGCCGCGAAGCACTACTGGAACTGCTACAACGCATCAAACTTCGTCCGCAGAGCAAAGCCGACTTTATGCAGGCTTATCAGAATGACGATAAGTTTGCGTTGGTGTTGGGCTCGGCAGAGCGCGGCTTTATCTTTGGCGATCATCAGCTTGCGTTGATTTGCGAAAGCGATTTACTGGGTGATCGCGTTATTCAACGCCGCAAGAAAGAGCGCAAAGCGACCAACAGTGATGCCATCATCCGCAATCTGGCTGAACTCAAGCCAGGGCAGCCCGTGGTGCATATTGATCACGGTATCGGTCGTTATGTCGGCCTGCAAACCCTGGAAGCTGGCGGTATGACCACCGAATATGTGACGTTGGAGTATCAGAACGACGCCAAGCTTTACGTGCCGGTTTCGTCGTTGAATCTCATCAGCCGCTATTCCGGCGGTGCCGAAGAGAGTGCGCCACTGCATAAACTCGGTGGAGAAGCATGGGTAAAAGCGCGCCGCAAGGCAGCGGAGAAAGTGCGTGACGTTGCGGCGGAGCTGCTGGATGTATACGCCAAACGTGAACTGAAACCTGGCTATAAATTCCAACTCGATCGCGATCAGTACGCGACCTTCAAATCGGGCTTCCCATTCGAAGAAACCGACGATCAGGCAATGGCCATTAATGCGGTGATGTCGGATATGTGTCAGCCGAAAGCCATGGACCGTCTGGTGTGTGGTGACGTGGGCTTTGGCAAAACCGAAGTCGCCATGCGCGCCGCCTTTGTCGCCACCGACAACGGAAAACAAGTGGCTGTGTTAGTACCGACCACCCTGCTCGCTCAACAACATTTTGAAAACTTCCGCGACCGTTTTGCTAACCTGCCGATTCGGGTAGAAGTGCTATCGCGCTTTAAATCGGCCAAAGAACAGAAAGCCATTTTGCAAGACGTGGCGGACGGCAAAGTGGACATCGTTGTCGGCACTCATAAGCTGCTTTCGAGCGACATCAAGTTTGCCGATTTGGGCCTGCTTGTTGTCGACGAAGAACACCGTTTCGGCGTGCGCCAGAAAGAGAAGGTCAAAGGAATGCGCGCCGACGTCGATATTCTGACTTTGACCGCAACACCGATTCCGCGAACCCTCAATATGGCGATGAGTGGCATGCGTGATCTGTCGATCATCGCAACCCCACCGGCTCGTCGTATGGCGATCAAAACCTTTGTTCGTCAGAGTGAAGACAGCGTGATCCGCGAAGCCGTACTGCGTGAAATCATGCGTGGTGGTCAAGTTTACTTCCTGCATAATCAGGTGGAAAGCATCGATAAAGTGGCCGCCGATCTGGAAAAACTGATTCCGGAAGCACGCATTACCGTCGCGCATGGCCAGATGCGCGAGCGCGAATTGGAACGCGTGATGAACGATTTTTACCATCAGCGCTTCAACCTGCTGGTGTGTACCACCATCATTGAAACGGGCATCGACGTGCCGACCGCCAACACCATCATCATGGATCGCGCCGATTCATTAGGTCTGGCGCAGTTACACCAGTTACGTGGACGCGTCGGTCGTTCTCACCATCAGGCTTACGCCTACCTGCTGACGCCGCATCCGAAAGCAATGACCAAAGACGCGATAAAACGGCTTGAAGCCATTGCCTCGTTGGAAGATCTTGGCGCGGGCTTTACTCTGGCGACTCACGATCTGGAAATTCGCGGCGCGGGTGAATTGCTTGGCGATGAGCAGAGCGGTCAGATTCAGTCGATTGGTTTTACGCTGTACATGGAAATGCTGGAGCAAGCCGTCGAAGCCTTGAAGTCAGGCAAAGAGCCGTCCTTGGGCGATCTCTTGCGTGAGCAAACCGAAATTGAAATGCGAATTCCTGCGTTGCTGCCCGATGACTACATTCCGGACATTAACACCCGCTTGTCGATGTACAAGCAGATCGCCAGCGTAGCTGACAGCGATGAACTGACGGAACTGAAAGTCGAGCTGATTGACCGCTTTGGCAAATTGCCGGACGCTGCGCTCAACCTGCTGGCGATTGCCGATCTCAAGCTCAACGCCGCACGACTCAAAATCCGCAAAATTGAGGCACATGAGAAAGGTGGTTACATTGAGTTCTATCCGAATGCTGACATTAACCCTATGTTTTTGGTTAAACTACTGCAATCGCAACCGAAGAAATTCGCTATGGAAGGGCCGACCAAGTTTAAATTTGCCTTACCTCTGGTCGATCGCAGAGAAAGAATTCAATTTGTTGCAGACATGTTGAGTGAATTCCAGCAAAATCTACTTCCAGCAGCCTGA
- a CDS encoding peptidoglycan binding protein CsiV, producing MKKLIPLLLLLVSMPSLAQRQFDIEVILFKRAVDAEKVSESWPNSLPEINVSRAGNFGDANYRQSKGVQMLPYSQYQLNDQAQKLKNHAGFQVLLHTAWRQGDEGRAAAPIFHIQAGKDYSAQFKPDGSEMTKAATTDTPINGVVEQSIAKPLYELDGTLQIYVQHYLYAEAMMDLKEPSVREVVMKDTPLDLTVAPDEQNATVQAGNLESVSPTVDVESFLKSYRMDQKRRMRSGETHYLDHPLMGMIIQVRRVDQN from the coding sequence ATGAAAAAGCTGATCCCACTACTACTTTTGCTGGTATCTATGCCAAGCCTGGCACAGCGACAGTTCGACATTGAAGTGATTCTCTTCAAACGAGCGGTTGATGCTGAAAAAGTGAGTGAATCATGGCCAAACAGCCTGCCGGAAATCAACGTATCGCGCGCTGGCAACTTCGGCGATGCGAATTATCGCCAGTCTAAAGGCGTGCAGATGCTGCCTTATTCTCAGTACCAACTAAACGATCAGGCCCAGAAACTAAAGAACCACGCTGGTTTCCAGGTACTGCTGCACACGGCTTGGCGTCAGGGTGATGAAGGCCGCGCTGCCGCGCCGATTTTTCACATTCAGGCGGGAAAAGATTATTCTGCCCAGTTTAAGCCGGATGGCAGCGAGATGACCAAAGCAGCCACCACCGACACGCCGATTAATGGTGTTGTAGAGCAGAGTATTGCCAAACCGCTGTATGAGCTCGATGGCACACTGCAAATCTACGTTCAGCACTATCTGTATGCTGAGGCAATGATGGATTTAAAAGAGCCAAGCGTGCGCGAAGTGGTGATGAAGGATACTCCACTGGATCTGACGGTGGCACCCGATGAGCAGAATGCCACCGTTCAGGCGGGTAACCTGGAATCCGTATCGCCAACCGTGGATGTGGAATCATTCCTGAAGAGCTACCGCATGGATCAGAAGCGCCGAATGCGCAGTGGCGAAACCCACTATTTGGATCACCCTCTGATGGGGATGATCATCCAGGTTCGCCGAGTCGACCAGAATTAA
- a CDS encoding GNAT family N-acetyltransferase, protein MSPDFQIITQRLQLRLITLEEAAEFADCVRHSPSLHQWVDWCYAQFSTQEAERFILATRLNWVKADSYGFGVFDKKQQQLVGMVAINEFYHTFNMASLGYWVADTHQHQGMGKEALSALIEFCFSRLELTRLEIVCDPDNAASQRLAIACGAMQETIARNRFLFDGKPKDGIVYSLIPE, encoded by the coding sequence ATGAGCCCTGATTTTCAGATAATTACCCAACGTCTGCAATTACGCCTGATTACTCTCGAGGAAGCCGCGGAGTTTGCTGACTGCGTTCGCCACTCTCCTTCTCTGCATCAGTGGGTGGATTGGTGTTATGCGCAGTTCTCGACGCAGGAGGCTGAACGTTTCATCCTGGCGACTCGTCTGAACTGGGTAAAGGCCGACTCTTACGGATTTGGTGTATTCGACAAGAAGCAACAGCAACTTGTGGGGATGGTGGCGATTAATGAGTTTTACCATACCTTCAATATGGCCAGCCTCGGTTACTGGGTTGCCGACACCCATCAGCATCAGGGCATGGGAAAAGAAGCGCTTAGCGCGCTAATTGAGTTCTGTTTTAGCAGGCTGGAACTCACCCGGCTTGAGATCGTTTGCGATCCGGACAACGCAGCCAGTCAACGTCTCGCTATCGCCTGCGGTGCGATGCAAGAAACCATTGCCAGAAACCGCTTTCTGTTCGACGGTAAACCTAAAGATGGCATTGTCTATTCATTGATTCCAGAATAA
- a CDS encoding NAD(P)/FAD-dependent oxidoreductase has translation MTRIIVVGGGAGGLELATKLGRTLGRKHRAEITLVDRNSSHLWKPLLHEVATGSLDEGVDALSYRAHAKNHSFDFQLGSLESIDRDSKTIMLSELKDEHGELLMPKRELSYDILVLAIGSTSNDFNTPGVREHCIFLDSPEQANRFRTEMNNEFLKLHAKNGNGTVDIAIVGAGATGVELSAELHNAVKELHTYGFGDLDSSKLNVNLIEAGERILPALPPRISAAAHSELTKLGVNVRTATMVTKAEADGLTTKDGEKISAQIMVWAAGIKAPDFMKEIAGLETNRINQLVVKDTLQTTRDDDIFVIGDLAQCTQADGSFVPPRAQAAHQMASLAFKNIVAKLIGREMKPYVYKDHGSLVSLSRFSTVGSLMGNLTKGSMMVEGRIARVVYISLYRMHQMALHGMFKTGLMMLVGRINRVLRPNLKLH, from the coding sequence GTGACACGCATTATCGTAGTAGGCGGTGGCGCTGGTGGTCTTGAGCTTGCAACCAAGCTGGGCCGTACACTGGGCCGTAAACATCGCGCAGAAATCACACTGGTAGACCGTAACTCTAGCCACCTTTGGAAACCTTTGTTGCACGAAGTTGCAACCGGGTCTCTGGATGAAGGGGTGGACGCTCTGAGTTACCGTGCTCATGCCAAAAACCACAGCTTTGACTTTCAACTAGGCAGCCTTGAGTCCATCGACCGCGACAGCAAAACCATCATGCTGAGCGAACTGAAAGATGAACATGGTGAGCTTCTGATGCCAAAACGTGAATTGTCTTATGACATTCTGGTGCTGGCGATTGGTTCCACATCGAACGATTTCAACACTCCTGGTGTTCGTGAACACTGTATCTTCCTGGATAGCCCTGAACAGGCAAACCGCTTCCGTACAGAGATGAACAACGAGTTCCTGAAACTGCACGCGAAAAATGGTAACGGTACGGTAGATATCGCTATTGTCGGCGCGGGCGCGACAGGCGTGGAGTTGTCAGCGGAACTGCACAACGCGGTGAAAGAACTGCATACCTATGGCTTCGGTGATTTGGATTCCAGCAAGCTGAACGTGAACCTGATTGAAGCGGGTGAACGTATTTTGCCAGCATTGCCACCACGTATTTCAGCTGCTGCACACAGTGAGCTGACTAAACTGGGTGTGAATGTGCGTACCGCGACGATGGTCACAAAGGCGGAAGCGGATGGCCTGACAACGAAAGACGGCGAAAAAATCTCTGCGCAAATCATGGTTTGGGCGGCGGGTATTAAAGCACCGGATTTCATGAAAGAGATTGCTGGCCTGGAAACCAACCGCATTAACCAACTGGTGGTGAAAGACACACTACAAACCACACGTGACGACGATATTTTTGTTATCGGCGATTTGGCGCAATGCACTCAGGCTGACGGTTCATTCGTTCCACCACGTGCTCAAGCTGCGCACCAGATGGCGAGTCTGGCGTTTAAAAACATTGTGGCAAAACTGATTGGTCGCGAGATGAAACCTTACGTCTACAAAGACCATGGTTCTCTGGTGTCTCTGAGCCGATTCTCTACCGTTGGTAGCCTGATGGGCAACCTGACTAAAGGCTCTATGATGGTTGAAGGCCGTATCGCACGGGTGGTGTATATTTCACTATACCGCATGCATCAGATGGCGTTGCACGGCATGTTCAAAACTGGCCTGATGATGCTGGTGGGACGAATCAACCGCGTATTGCGTCCAAACCTCAAGCTTCACTAA
- the ycfP gene encoding alpha/beta hydrolase YcfP, with the protein MIIYLHGFDSTSPGNHEKVLQLQFIDDDVRFINYSTLHPKHDMQHLLKEVHKVIEQSNDPHPIICGVGLGGYWSERVGFLCGIKQVIMNPNLHPERNMVGRIDRPEEYEDIATKCVEQYRVKNKGRCLVILSRNDEILDNRETAKELQDYYDIVWDEAQSHKFKKISQHLQTIKSFKNA; encoded by the coding sequence ATGATTATTTATTTGCACGGGTTCGACTCAACTAGCCCAGGGAACCACGAGAAAGTCCTGCAGCTTCAGTTCATCGACGACGACGTTCGTTTCATCAACTACAGTACTTTGCATCCTAAGCATGATATGCAGCATCTGCTCAAAGAAGTTCATAAAGTGATTGAGCAATCCAACGACCCACACCCTATCATTTGTGGGGTAGGTTTAGGCGGCTATTGGTCAGAGCGGGTGGGTTTCTTGTGCGGTATCAAGCAGGTGATTATGAATCCTAATCTGCATCCTGAACGCAACATGGTCGGGCGAATTGATCGTCCTGAAGAATACGAAGACATCGCCACCAAATGCGTCGAGCAGTACCGAGTGAAGAATAAAGGCCGTTGCCTAGTTATTTTGTCACGTAACGACGAGATTCTGGATAATCGGGAAACTGCTAAAGAACTACAGGATTACTATGACATTGTTTGGGATGAAGCGCAGTCTCACAAATTCAAAAAGATTTCGCAGCATTTACAGACGATCAAATCCTTCAAAAATGCATAA
- a CDS encoding phosphotransferase, protein MARMSWREACQLDPTLQSLTHFFSFPPEYAQTLTGGLTNRCWKVVCSQGKAYVWRPTTPITKAFSISRFQEYQILKSIESSHIGPAAVSVNDQGLLVEWIEGESLTNNLPFDSLLRTQIRIHELNVSRIPVAPFSFTARVDHYWMQLKSEFKTVEIQSLYQAWRTTPNTVDVLPALCHFDLAGYNMVKTAQGNKVIDWEYAAIADPRMDLALSINVAGEKILDSVFRYCQLRDIDDVDVWVDGVQAWLPRTTMMAMLWYLLAFQLWGDDSYYQQALHIKETFCS, encoded by the coding sequence ATGGCGAGAATGTCCTGGCGTGAAGCGTGTCAGTTAGACCCCACGTTGCAATCCCTTACTCACTTTTTCTCGTTTCCTCCCGAATACGCGCAAACGCTGACGGGAGGGTTGACCAACCGTTGTTGGAAAGTGGTCTGCTCGCAAGGCAAAGCCTATGTATGGCGTCCGACAACTCCGATCACCAAAGCGTTTTCTATCTCTCGTTTCCAGGAATATCAGATTCTTAAGTCGATTGAATCCAGTCATATCGGTCCGGCAGCCGTATCCGTTAATGATCAGGGCCTGCTGGTGGAGTGGATAGAAGGCGAATCGCTGACCAATAATTTGCCGTTCGATTCGCTGCTTCGCACACAAATCCGCATTCATGAACTGAATGTTTCCCGCATTCCGGTGGCCCCGTTCAGCTTTACGGCAAGGGTCGATCACTATTGGATGCAGCTCAAATCTGAGTTCAAAACCGTTGAGATTCAGTCGCTGTATCAGGCCTGGAGAACGACTCCGAATACGGTGGATGTCCTGCCTGCGCTGTGTCATTTTGATCTGGCGGGCTACAATATGGTGAAAACCGCACAGGGCAATAAAGTTATCGACTGGGAATATGCCGCAATCGCAGACCCGAGGATGGACTTAGCGCTGAGCATCAATGTGGCCGGAGAGAAGATTCTCGATTCCGTATTTCGTTATTGCCAGTTACGTGACATTGATGATGTTGATGTGTGGGTGGATGGTGTGCAAGCTTGGTTGCCGCGAACGACCATGATGGCCATGCTGTGGTATCTGCTGGCGTTCCAGTTGTGGGGGGACGACAGTTACTATCAGCAGGCATTACACATCAAAGAAACATTCTGTAGTTAG
- the lpoB gene encoding penicillin-binding protein activator LpoB: protein MKKSIIALLGLAVILGGCSNKVSYGDAQAVETVTVDFGSTDLQKIAADMIDSMMMSGSVSAITRDSRPIVFVERIKNKTSEHIDTESITDTISTKMLNSGKFRFVDMDRVEAVREQLKFQNNDELVNQSTAIQFGKMVGAEYMLYGNLSSIVKNAGSDTDVYYKMTMRLMDLKTGLIEWADETEIRKQQSKSLFGL, encoded by the coding sequence ATGAAAAAAAGTATCATCGCGTTGCTTGGCCTGGCAGTAATTCTGGGCGGCTGTTCAAACAAAGTCAGTTATGGTGATGCACAAGCTGTAGAAACGGTCACTGTCGACTTCGGTTCTACGGATCTGCAAAAGATAGCTGCAGATATGATTGATAGCATGATGATGTCTGGTTCAGTGTCGGCAATCACCCGTGACTCACGTCCAATCGTATTTGTTGAGCGCATCAAAAACAAAACCAGCGAACACATCGATACCGAGTCCATCACCGATACCATCAGTACTAAAATGCTGAATTCGGGTAAATTCCGCTTTGTGGATATGGATCGTGTCGAGGCTGTGCGTGAACAGCTGAAATTCCAGAACAACGATGAACTGGTGAACCAAAGCACAGCGATTCAGTTTGGTAAAATGGTGGGCGCCGAGTACATGCTGTATGGCAACCTATCCAGCATCGTGAAGAATGCAGGTAGCGACACGGACGTTTACTACAAAATGACCATGCGCCTGATGGACCTGAAAACAGGCCTGATCGAATGGGCAGATGAAACCGAAATTCGTAAGCAGCAGTCTAAAAGCTTGTTTGGTTTGTAA
- a CDS encoding YcfL family protein: MKKWLICLLSALALMGCADNSAGLRVDGSTQRVLIGDNVLAGRLSVEDIATSAFDGHTRGVVRLLSQYSGDQHLQYRFYWYDNEGLEVNTQPGPWKQIIIRGEETVSLSEVSVNPNGTQFRVQIRASND; encoded by the coding sequence ATGAAAAAATGGTTAATCTGTTTATTGTCTGCGTTAGCGCTGATGGGATGTGCTGACAACAGCGCTGGCTTGCGAGTTGATGGCAGCACACAGCGAGTGCTGATAGGCGATAACGTTTTGGCGGGCCGTCTGAGCGTTGAAGATATCGCCACTAGTGCGTTCGATGGCCACACCCGCGGTGTCGTTCGTCTGTTGAGTCAATACAGCGGTGACCAACATTTGCAGTACCGTTTTTATTGGTACGACAATGAAGGACTGGAAGTGAACACGCAACCGGGACCTTGGAAACAAATTATTATACGTGGGGAAGAGACAGTATCGCTGTCGGAAGTGTCGGTAAACCCGAATGGCACTCAATTCCGCGTACAAATCCGTGCATCAAATGATTAA
- a CDS encoding COG3014 family protein, which translates to MKFNLRHLTISLTCVWLSACANFTAGNLFSHYSAQNSDLYQSVKAGDYQQATEEFSDYVAGDILDNLEKGRVYFLNRQYAESQSALELSDTAIRRQQDQAVISLSSTATSVGSLAVNDNLNDYQPADYELGFLHLYLGLNYLQNNSLEGALVEMRRANQVQEQARKSREAELEQAQREMQSKGVTPNLGSVLARYPDAGQTLQAVQNGYLLYLSALLYEASNDLNSAYVDYRRALAVAPENRAVIDGTIRVAQRLGMNEDLTQLTTRYGQNESLNDQQGRVIVIDEQGIVQALESWRLSLPLFDSRGNTALYSLALPYYPKQTTPRFAPLRLNDTELHSDRLTDVDLMAQRDLRERMPAMVIRQALRVVAKDQLRKEATKGDDVGNLIFNVLNTLTEQPDTRSWLTLPEAVNASSSVVDAGQQNLQVDGQNYTFTVPQRGTTLVWLSRQGNHATVWHKQLGRL; encoded by the coding sequence GTGAAGTTTAACTTACGACACCTGACCATTTCGCTTACCTGTGTGTGGCTTAGCGCCTGTGCAAACTTCACGGCTGGTAATCTTTTTAGCCATTACAGTGCTCAGAATTCTGACTTATACCAATCGGTTAAAGCGGGCGATTATCAACAAGCCACCGAAGAGTTTTCTGATTACGTTGCCGGAGACATTCTGGACAATCTGGAAAAAGGCCGCGTCTATTTTCTAAATCGCCAATACGCTGAAAGCCAATCCGCACTTGAGTTGTCGGATACGGCGATTCGTCGCCAGCAGGATCAAGCGGTTATTTCTCTCAGCTCGACGGCAACCAGCGTGGGTTCATTGGCAGTAAACGATAACCTCAATGACTATCAGCCAGCAGACTATGAACTTGGTTTTTTGCATCTTTATCTTGGTTTGAACTATCTTCAAAACAATAGTTTAGAAGGGGCGTTGGTGGAAATGCGCCGGGCAAATCAGGTGCAAGAGCAGGCAAGAAAGTCTCGTGAAGCGGAACTTGAGCAAGCGCAGCGGGAAATGCAGTCAAAAGGCGTCACTCCGAATCTGGGCAGTGTTCTGGCCAGATATCCGGATGCCGGGCAGACACTGCAAGCGGTGCAAAACGGTTACCTGCTTTATCTTTCAGCACTGCTTTACGAAGCCTCGAATGACTTGAACAGCGCGTATGTTGATTATCGACGCGCGTTGGCGGTGGCTCCGGAAAACCGTGCTGTGATCGATGGTACGATTCGCGTCGCACAGCGTCTTGGCATGAACGAAGACCTGACGCAGCTCACCACGCGTTACGGTCAGAATGAGTCCCTAAACGATCAGCAGGGGCGGGTTATCGTGATTGACGAACAAGGTATTGTGCAGGCTTTGGAGAGTTGGCGGTTATCTTTACCGCTTTTTGACAGCAGAGGGAATACCGCGTTGTATTCTTTGGCGTTGCCTTACTATCCCAAGCAAACAACGCCGCGGTTTGCACCTCTGCGTCTCAATGATACGGAGTTGCACAGTGATCGCCTGACGGATGTGGATTTGATGGCGCAACGCGATCTGCGAGAACGAATGCCGGCAATGGTTATACGTCAGGCGTTACGAGTGGTGGCAAAAGATCAGTTGCGCAAAGAAGCGACCAAAGGTGACGATGTTGGCAACTTGATTTTTAACGTGTTGAATACGTTAACGGAGCAACCCGATACGCGCAGTTGGTTGACGTTACCTGAAGCTGTGAATGCCTCTAGTTCCGTGGTCGATGCTGGTCAACAAAACTTACAGGTGGATGGTCAAAATTACACCTTTACTGTACCGCAACGCGGGACAACATTGGTGTGGCTGTCGCGTCAGGGAAATCATGCCACCGTATGGCATAAACAACTGGGAAGATTGTAA
- the hinT gene encoding purine nucleoside phosphoramidase codes for MSEETIFSKIIRKEIPADILYQDDLVTAFRDINPRAPSHVLIIPNKLIPTVNDVQEADELALGRMFTVAKKIAEQEGIAEDGYRLLVNCNSHGGQEVYHIHMHLVGGRPLGPLLMS; via the coding sequence ATGTCTGAAGAAACCATTTTTAGTAAAATCATTCGCAAAGAAATTCCCGCTGACATTCTGTATCAAGATGACCTGGTAACGGCATTTCGTGATATTAACCCACGTGCGCCAAGCCATGTCCTGATCATTCCGAACAAACTGATTCCGACCGTAAATGACGTGCAAGAAGCAGACGAACTTGCTTTAGGCCGCATGTTTACCGTGGCGAAGAAAATCGCTGAGCAGGAAGGTATTGCTGAAGATGGCTACCGTTTGTTAGTGAACTGCAATTCACACGGCGGCCAAGAGGTTTACCATATCCACATGCATCTGGTGGGCGGCCGTCCGCTAGGCCCTCTGTTGATGAGTTAA